The Mycobacterium seoulense genome has a window encoding:
- a CDS encoding WhiB family transcriptional regulator, which translates to MPQPEQLPGPNADIWNWQLQGLCRGVDSSMFFHPDGERGRARMQREQRAKEMCRQCPVIQECRSHALEVGEPYGVWGGLSESERDLLLKGDIGRNRGIRRSA; encoded by the coding sequence ATGCCACAGCCGGAGCAGCTACCCGGACCCAACGCCGACATCTGGAACTGGCAACTGCAGGGCTTGTGCCGTGGCGTTGACTCGTCGATGTTCTTCCACCCCGACGGTGAGCGCGGTCGCGCCCGCATGCAGCGCGAGCAGCGCGCCAAGGAGATGTGCCGGCAGTGCCCGGTAATTCAGGAATGCCGTTCGCACGCCCTCGAAGTCGGTGAGCCCTACGGGGTTTGGGGCGGCTTGTCCGAATCGGAGCGCGACCTGTTGCTGAAGGGCGACATCGGCCGCAACCGCGGCATCCGCCGTTCGGCCTGA
- a CDS encoding hydrogenase, with translation MQTMLFTLGLVLFLLGLLTGFGIPALKNPRMALSSHLEAVLNGMFLVLLGLLWPHLHLPKAWGVAAVVLIVYSAYTNWLATLLAAAWGAGRKLAPIAAAEHEAPVAKERLVSFLLVSLAPAVVVGVGIVIVGLW, from the coding sequence ATGCAGACGATGCTGTTCACGCTCGGGTTGGTCCTGTTCCTGCTGGGTCTGCTCACCGGGTTCGGCATCCCGGCGCTGAAGAACCCCCGCATGGCGCTGTCGAGCCACCTCGAGGCCGTTCTCAACGGCATGTTCCTCGTGCTCCTCGGCCTGCTCTGGCCGCACCTCCACCTGCCCAAAGCCTGGGGCGTTGCCGCGGTCGTACTGATCGTCTACTCCGCCTACACGAACTGGCTGGCGACGCTGCTCGCGGCGGCATGGGGTGCCGGCCGCAAACTCGCGCCGATTGCGGCGGCCGAGCACGAAGCACCGGTGGCCAAGGAGCGGCTCGTCAGCTTCCTGTTGGTGTCCCTCGCGCCGGCGGTCGTGGTCGGCGTGGGCATCGTCATCGTCGGGCTGTGGTAG
- a CDS encoding DUF1345 domain-containing protein produces MKSLVKFFRDTVAARIAVAVVLGGAVALAVGNTVGWRFALAGWVVTAGVYVVWTRILLGGMDAEQTCRYVTKEDPTRWVADAVIVSASVASLGGVGYVVAASSRTGPGAVEAAVLGILTVAASWFAVHTLFTVHYARLYYSDEPGGINFHDPERPRFRDFAYVAFTVGMTYQVSDTEIGLTSIRATVLRHALLSYLLGAVVLAVTINLVAGLSSKLS; encoded by the coding sequence GTGAAATCCCTCGTTAAGTTTTTTCGCGACACGGTCGCGGCTCGGATAGCGGTTGCGGTCGTGCTCGGCGGCGCCGTCGCTCTCGCGGTGGGTAACACGGTCGGTTGGCGATTCGCGCTTGCCGGTTGGGTCGTCACCGCCGGCGTCTACGTGGTGTGGACGCGGATCCTGCTGGGCGGAATGGATGCCGAGCAAACCTGCAGATATGTGACGAAGGAGGACCCCACCCGGTGGGTGGCCGACGCGGTCATCGTGTCGGCAAGCGTCGCGAGCCTGGGCGGGGTCGGCTACGTGGTGGCCGCCTCGTCGCGCACCGGGCCCGGAGCCGTAGAAGCCGCCGTCCTGGGCATTTTGACGGTCGCCGCATCCTGGTTTGCCGTGCACACGTTGTTCACCGTGCACTACGCGCGGCTCTATTACTCGGACGAACCGGGGGGAATCAACTTCCACGACCCGGAGCGACCCCGGTTCCGGGATTTCGCGTATGTGGCCTTCACCGTGGGCATGACCTATCAGGTGTCAGACACCGAGATCGGCTTGACGTCCATCAGGGCGACGGTCTTGCGCCACGCGTTGCTGTCCTACCTCCTCGGCGCGGTCGTCCTGGCGGTCACCATCAACCTGGTCGCGGGATTGAGCTCCAAGTTGTCCTGA
- a CDS encoding superoxide dismutase family protein encodes MNKGVSLATAVLAASIAPLAACANQQGGQATSSSSSAPPGAERMTTQLKSADGNQVGTATIDFANGYATVTVDAGPNQVLSPGFHGLQIHSVGKCEANSAAPAGGSTGDFNSAGSVYQAPDHTGFPASGDLTALQVRTDGSAKLVTTTNLFTAADLRNSSGTALVVHQTADNLSNGSTGESGKRVACGVLAASSATTTSSTSTTTSVTTITTTTEVPPPSTSTSTSTVTVTSSPTYTSAPTTTVTTPPSLPPGR; translated from the coding sequence ATGAACAAGGGCGTATCCCTCGCGACGGCGGTGCTTGCCGCGAGCATTGCACCGTTGGCCGCATGCGCGAATCAGCAGGGCGGCCAGGCCACCAGTTCATCCTCCAGCGCTCCGCCGGGCGCGGAGCGGATGACCACCCAGTTGAAGAGCGCCGACGGGAATCAGGTCGGCACCGCCACCATCGATTTCGCGAACGGCTACGCGACGGTGACCGTGGACGCCGGCCCCAACCAGGTCCTGAGCCCCGGCTTCCACGGCCTGCAAATCCACTCGGTGGGCAAATGCGAGGCCAATTCTGCCGCGCCGGCGGGCGGCTCGACCGGCGACTTCAACTCCGCCGGGAGCGTCTACCAGGCGCCCGACCATACGGGCTTTCCGGCCAGCGGCGACCTCACCGCATTGCAGGTGCGCACCGACGGCTCGGCGAAACTCGTCACCACCACCAACCTGTTCACCGCCGCGGACCTGCGGAACAGTTCGGGCACCGCGCTGGTCGTCCACCAGACCGCGGACAACCTGAGCAACGGTTCCACCGGTGAGTCGGGCAAGCGGGTGGCCTGCGGCGTGCTCGCCGCGTCCTCCGCAACGACGACCTCGTCGACCTCGACGACGACCAGCGTCACGACGATCACCACCACGACCGAGGTACCACCGCCGTCCACGAGCACCAGCACGAGCACCGTCACGGTCACCAGCAGCCCGACGTACACGTCCGCGCCGACCACCACGGTGACGACTCCCCCCAGCCTTCCGCCCGGCCGCTGA
- a CDS encoding LLM class F420-dependent oxidoreductase, protein MTIRLGLQIPNFSYGTPVAELFPAVQAQAREAEGAGFDTVLLMDHFYQLPGLGEPDEPMLEAYTALGALAASVERVQLSTLVTGNTYRNPTLLAKAITTLDVVSAGRAILGIGAGWFELEHRQLGFEFGTFTERFEKLEEALQIIVGMLHGERPTFSGKWYRTENAVNEPRYRDHIPIMLGGSGEKKTFRLAARYADHLNIIADIDQLPAKLDVLRQRCAEIGRDPESLETSSLLTVVVDGYGAPTDIGEARGGRAVTGTVDQIADEIKRRIIDVGIDGVIINLPTHRYTPGVITAVGEALKPLVDTPRP, encoded by the coding sequence GTGACCATTCGCCTCGGACTACAGATCCCCAACTTCTCCTACGGCACACCAGTCGCCGAACTGTTTCCCGCCGTTCAGGCTCAGGCCCGCGAGGCCGAGGGCGCCGGATTCGACACTGTGCTGCTGATGGACCACTTCTACCAGTTGCCGGGACTCGGTGAACCCGACGAGCCCATGCTGGAGGCCTACACCGCGCTGGGCGCCTTGGCCGCCTCCGTCGAGCGGGTGCAGCTGTCGACGTTGGTGACCGGCAACACCTACCGCAACCCGACCCTGCTCGCCAAGGCGATCACCACGCTGGACGTCGTCAGTGCCGGGAGGGCGATCCTTGGCATCGGTGCGGGCTGGTTCGAACTGGAGCACCGGCAGCTGGGCTTCGAGTTCGGCACCTTCACCGAACGTTTCGAAAAGCTCGAGGAGGCGCTGCAGATCATCGTCGGAATGCTGCACGGTGAGCGCCCCACCTTTTCCGGCAAGTGGTACCGCACCGAAAACGCGGTCAACGAACCGCGCTACCGCGACCACATCCCGATCATGCTCGGTGGCAGCGGCGAGAAGAAGACGTTCCGGCTGGCCGCCCGGTACGCCGACCACCTCAACATCATCGCCGACATCGATCAGCTGCCCGCCAAGCTGGACGTGCTGCGCCAGCGCTGCGCTGAAATCGGCCGTGACCCGGAAAGTTTGGAGACCAGCTCGTTGCTGACGGTCGTGGTCGACGGGTACGGCGCGCCGACCGACATCGGCGAGGCCCGCGGTGGCCGGGCGGTCACCGGCACCGTCGATCAGATCGCCGACGAGATCAAACGCCGGATCATCGACGTGGGCATCGACGGCGTGATCATCAACCTGCCCACCCACCGCTACACACCCGGTGTCATCACTGCGGTGGGCGAGGCGCTGAAGCCACTGGTCGACACTCCCCGGCCGTAA
- a CDS encoding ferritin-like domain-containing protein encodes MSTRDKYTEVPTPYSWEVPSAGDARFTWEYDEGRARLLSLYQKGKDKQWDAQSRIDWTQDVDPMNPVALPDDFHPLFGSPMWEAADNARRAEMRQHFQAWQLSQFLHGEQGAMVCAAKIVEVVPDLDAKFYAATQTMDEARHVEAFSRFLQDKVDLVYPINKNLTALLDDTLRDSRWDMPYLGMQVLIEGLALAAFGVLRDMAAPDSLAKQVLAYVMQDEARHVAFGRISLKDYYSALTEAERSEREEFVVDACYLMRDRFRGEEVFETLGMDVEKCAEWVDKSPLMIQFRSHLFSRIVPIVKDIGLWGDKVQTAFRDMGVLDMAGSDIEALMKADEDQAAALDQAHSEMAARAVEVDEMIAAGAS; translated from the coding sequence ATGAGCACGAGGGACAAGTACACGGAGGTGCCCACGCCGTACTCGTGGGAGGTCCCCAGCGCCGGCGACGCGCGCTTCACCTGGGAGTACGACGAGGGGCGCGCCCGCCTCCTGTCCCTCTACCAGAAGGGAAAGGACAAGCAGTGGGACGCCCAGTCGCGCATCGACTGGACGCAAGACGTCGACCCGATGAACCCGGTCGCGCTGCCCGACGACTTCCATCCGCTGTTCGGCAGCCCGATGTGGGAGGCCGCAGACAACGCGCGTCGCGCCGAGATGCGCCAGCACTTCCAGGCCTGGCAGTTGTCGCAGTTCCTGCACGGCGAGCAGGGTGCGATGGTGTGCGCGGCCAAGATCGTCGAGGTCGTCCCCGACCTGGACGCGAAGTTCTACGCGGCCACCCAGACCATGGACGAGGCGCGGCACGTCGAGGCTTTCTCACGGTTCCTGCAGGACAAGGTGGACCTGGTCTACCCGATCAACAAGAACCTGACCGCACTCCTGGACGACACCCTGCGCGACTCGCGCTGGGACATGCCCTACCTCGGCATGCAGGTGCTCATCGAAGGGCTCGCGCTCGCCGCCTTCGGCGTGCTGCGTGACATGGCGGCGCCGGACTCGCTGGCCAAGCAGGTGCTGGCCTACGTCATGCAGGACGAGGCCAGGCACGTCGCGTTCGGCCGAATTTCGCTGAAGGACTACTACTCCGCGCTGACCGAGGCCGAGCGGTCCGAGCGGGAAGAGTTTGTCGTGGACGCCTGCTACCTGATGCGCGACCGGTTCCGCGGCGAGGAGGTTTTCGAGACGCTCGGCATGGACGTCGAAAAATGCGCCGAGTGGGTCGACAAGTCGCCGCTGATGATCCAGTTCCGCTCTCACCTGTTCAGCCGCATCGTGCCCATCGTGAAGGACATCGGGTTGTGGGGCGACAAGGTGCAGACCGCCTTCCGCGACATGGGTGTGCTCGACATGGCCGGCTCCGACATCGAGGCGTTGATGAAGGCCGACGAGGATCAGGCCGCCGCGCTGGACCAGGCACACTCCGAGATGGCCGCCCGGGCCGTCGAGGTGGACGAGATGATAGCGGCGGGCGCGAGCTGA